A genomic stretch from Anser cygnoides isolate HZ-2024a breed goose chromosome 30, Taihu_goose_T2T_genome, whole genome shotgun sequence includes:
- the LOC136787759 gene encoding olfactory receptor 14J1-like, with amino-acid sequence MPNSSSVSEFLLLAFADTRELQLLHFGLFLGIYLAALLGNGLILTAVACDHRLHTPMYFFLLNLALLDLGCISTTLPKAMANALWDTRAISYQGCAAQVLFFVFFFGSEYSLLTVMSYDRYVAICKPLHYGSLVGSRACAQMAAAAWGSGFLNAVLHTANTFSLPLCQGNELDQFFCELPQIVKLSCSKAFLREVGLIVFSACLSFACFVFIVVSYVQIFRAVLRMPSEQGRHKAFSTCLPHLAVVSLFISTVMFTYLKPPSISSPSLDLVVAVLYMVVPPAVNPLIYSMRNLELKDALRKLMP; translated from the coding sequence atgcccaacagcagctctgtgagcgagttcctcctgctggcattcgcagacacgcgggagctgcagctcctgcacttcgggctcttcctgggcatctacctggctgccctcctgggcaacggcctcatcctcaccgccgtagcctgcgaccaccgcctccacacccccatgtacttcttcctcctcaacctcgccctcctcgacctgggctgcatctccaccactctccccaaagccatggccaatgccctctgggacaccagggccatctcctaccAAGGATGTGCTGCTCAAGttctcttttttgtcttcttctttGGTTCAGAGTATTcccttctcactgtcatgtcctatgaccgctacgttgccatctgcaagcccctgcactacgggagcctcgtgggcagcagagcttgtgcccagatggcagcagctgcctggggcagtggctttctcaatgctgtcctgcacacagctaatacattttccctgcccctctgccaaggtaATGAGCTtgatcagttcttctgtgagcTTCCTCAAATCgtcaagctctcctgctcaaagGCATTCCTCAGGGAGGTTGGGCTTATTGTATTTAGTGCCTGTTTatcatttgcttgttttgttttcattgtggtgtcctatgtgcagatcttcagggcggtgctgaggatgccctctgagcagggccggcacaaagccttttccacgtgcctccctcacctggccgtggtctccctgtttatcagTACTGTCATGTTtacctacctgaagcccccctccatctcctcgccatccctggacctggtggtggcagttctgtacatggtggtacctccagcagtgaaccccctcatctacagcatgaggaacctGGAGCTGAAAGATGCTTTGAGGAAACTGATGCCTTGA
- the LOC136787766 gene encoding olfactory receptor 14C36-like: protein MPNITCVSEFLLLAFADTRELRLLHFGLFLGIYLAALLGNGLILTAVACDHRLHTPMYFFLLNLALLDLGCISTTLPKAMANALWDTRAISYQGCAAQVFLSVFLILSEFYVLTIMAYDRYVAICKPLHYGSLVGSRACAQMAAAAWGSGFLNAVLHTATTFSLPLCQGNAVDQFFCEIPQILKLSCSDAYLREVGALVYSVSSVFGCFVFIVVSYVQIFRAVLRMPSEQGQHKAFSTCLPHLAVVSMTVSTGMFAYLKPPSISSPSLDLVVAVFYSVVPPALNPLIYSMRNQEIKDAVRKIFLYVLLHHQ, encoded by the coding sequence atgccCAACATCACCTgtgtgagcgagttcctcctgctggcattcgcagacacgcgcgagctgcggctcctgcacttcgggctcttcctgggcatctacctggctgccctcctgggcaacggcctcatcctcaccgccgtagcctgcgaccaccgcctccacacccccatgtacttcttcctcctcaacctcgccctcctcgacctgggctgcatctccaccactctgcccaaagctatggccaatgccctctgggacaccagggccatctcctatcagggatgtgctgcacaggtctttctgtctgtcttcttgattttgtcagaattttatgttctcaccatcatggcctatgaccgctacgttgccatctgcaagcccctgcactatgggagccttgtgggcagcagagcttgtgcccagatggcagcagctgcctggggcagtggctttctcaacgctgtcctgcacacggccactacattttccctgcctctctgccaaggcaatgctgtggaccagttcttctgtgaaatcccccagatcctcaagctctcctgctcagatgcctacctcagggaagttggggcacttgtgtatagtgtttcttcagtctttggttgttttgttttcattgtggtgtcctatgtgcagatcttcagggcagtgctgaggatgccctctgagcagggccagcacaaagccttttccacgtgcctccctcacctggcagTGGTCTCTATGACTGTTAGCACTGGCATGTTTGCCTATCTGAAGCCCCCTTCCATCTCCTCTCCGTCCCTGGATCTTGTTGTGGCAGTTTTCTACTCGGTtgtgcctccagcactgaaccccctcatctacagcatgaggaaccaggagatcaaagatgcagtgaggaaaatatttctatacgTGCTTCTTCATCATCAATAA